A window of Micrococcales bacterium genomic DNA:
GCTCGTGGTAATCCGGCAAGGAGTCCGAGTCCAACTGGCCGGGGCGCAACTCCGCTGACGGGGGCTTCTCGATGCTGCGTTCCGGGATCGGACCCGGCCGGCCCTCCCGGACCGCCGACTCGTTGCGCCACCGTGCCATCTGCCACACCAGGGTCTTGGGTACGTCTTTGATGGGGGCGAAACCCCCGACTGCGTCGCCGTAGATCGTCGAATAGCCGACCGCCAGTTCGCTCTTGTTCCCCGTCGCGAGCACCAGCTGACCCTCGGAATTGCTGATCGCCATCAGGATGGCGCCGCGGACCCGCGCCTGGAGGTTCTCCGCCGCCAGGCCATCGAGGTGGAGGCTCTGCTGGTAGGCCGCCACCATGTCACTGATTGGAACGGTGCGCAGGTTCATGCCCGTGAGCGAAGCCGACTGGGCGGCATCGGCCAGGGAGTGTTCGGAGGAGTATTCGCTGGGCATCCGCACGCCGTACACGTTCTGGGCGCCGACCGCGTCGCACGCGATGGCGGCGACGAGCGCGCTGTCGATGCCACCGGACATGCCCAGCACCACCGACCGGAACCCGTTCTTGCGCACGTAGTCGCCCAGACCGGTCACCAGGGCGAGGTAGACCTCGCGGGCGTCGCTGAGGGGTTCGGCCACTGAGGGACCGGCGGTGTCGTCGTGTGCCCGCGAGGGCAGGCTGACGTCAGGGGGTGCCTCACCGTCGGGCAGATCCAGGTCCGTGACCAGGATGTGGTCGACGAACTGCGGAGCACGCGCGATCAACTCGCCCTGCGGTCCGACGACCAGCGAGTCGCCGTCGAATACCAGTTCGTCCTGGCCACCCCACATGTTCACGTAGGCCACGGTGCAGCCGAGATCCCGTGCCCGGCGTGCACAGAGGCCGAGTCGCACGTCGTCCTTGTTCCGCTCGTACGGGCTGCCGTTGAGGACCAGCAGCATCCCCGGCGGGTCGTCGGCCAGTTGGGTCAGCGGCCCGGCACTGACCCAGATGTCCTCGCAGACGGCCACCGCCACATCCGCGCCCCCGATGCGCAACCGCAACGGCTGCTGCCCGGGCCGGAAGTAACGCTGTTCGTCGAAGACGCCGTAGTTGGGCAGGTGGTGTTTGGCGTAGTCGGCGACCACCAGGCCGCCGTGGAGGACCGCCGCGGCGTTGTAACCGCGGTGATCCGTCGCGTCGGCCGGTGGCGGGGCCAGGTGGCCGACGACCACGGCGACGTCCCCGAGGCCGGCCGCCTCCAGATCGTTGGCCAGCGTCTGCACGGAGCGGTCGCAGGCACGCTGGAAACTCCGCCGCAAGGCGAGGTCCTCCACGGGGTAGCCGGTGAGCATCATCTCGGGGAAGGCGACCAGATCCGCCCCGGCGGCGGCCGCCTGTGCGGTCGACTCCACCACCAGCGCCCGGTTGCCGAGAAGATCCCCGACCGTGGGGTTGACCTGTGCCAGCGCGATCCGGATCCGAGCCATGCCCCCAGTCTGGCAAAGGACCCCGGTCGGAGGACTGGCCGCACGAGGATCACGGTCGTCGCCGAGGGCGACCCATACGGCAGGATGGGGCCATGGACAAGCAGACCGAGTACGTGCTGCGCACGATCGAGGAGCGCGACATCCGGTTCGTGCGCCTGTGGTTCACCGACGTGCTGGGCATCCTGAAGTCGGTGTCGATCGCTCCGGCGGAGTTGGAGGGGGCTTTCGCCGAGGGGCTGGGCTTCGATGGCTCGGCGATCGAGGGGTTCTCACGGGTCACCGAGTCCGACATGCTCGCCAAGCCGGACCCATCGAGTTTCCAGATCCTCCCCTGGCGCGGTGACGACATGCCGGTCGCGCGGCTGTTCTGCGACATCCTCCTGCCCGACGGGTCGCCGTCGTACGCGGATCCGCGGTGGGTGCTCAAGCGCCAACTCGCCAGGGCTGCTCAGCAGGGCTTCACGTTCTGGCACCCACCCGGAGATCGAGTTCTTCCTGTTCAACGAGCAGGCCGGGCCGACCGGCGAGCCCGTCCCGATGGACAACGTGGGTTACTTCGACCACAGCCCGCGCCCGGCCGGCCAGGACTTCCGGCGCACGACCATCTCCACGCTCGAGCACATGGGCATCTCCGTGGAGTTCTCCCACCACGAGGGCGGCCCGGGTCAGCAGGAGATCGACCTGCGGTACGCCGACGCCCTGACCACCGCGGACAACATCATGACGTTCCGCCTCGTGGTCAAGGAGGTGGCGCTCGAGCACGGTGTGGTTGCCTCCTTCATGCCCAAGCCGTACACCGATCACCCCGGCTCGGGCATGCACACCCACGTGAGCCTGTTCGAGGGCGACGCGAACGCCTTCTTCGAGCCGGGTGCCGACCTGCAGTTGTCGGTGATCGCGCGGCAGTTCATCGCCGGGCTGCTCACGCACGCCCCGGAGATCACCGCGGTGACCAACCAGTGGATCAACTCCTACAAGCGCCTGGCCGGTGGCATGGAGGCTCCCAGCTACATCTGCTGGGGGCACAACAACCGTTCGGCACTGATCCGGATCCCGATGTACAAGCCGGCCAAGGGGCAGTCGACCCGCATCGAGTTCCGCTCGCTGGACAGCGCTGCGAACCCCTACCTGGCCTACGCGGTGATCCTCGCAGCGGGACTGAAGGGCATCGAGGAGAAGTACGAACTGCCCGCGGCCACAGAGGACGACGTTTGGTCGCTCACCGACGGCGAGCGGCGGGCCCTGGGCCTGCAGCCGCTGCCGGGCAGCCTGGAGCAGGCCATCGTGGCCATGGAGGGGTCGGAACTGGTCGCCGAGACCCTCGGCGAGCACGTGTTCGACTTCTTCCTGCGCAACAAGAAGGCGGAGTGGGCCGAGTACAAGAAGCACGTGACCCAGTTCGAACTGGACCGGTACTTGTCGCTATGAGTCCCCGGCAGGCGAGTCTGCAGACCGATCTGGTCCGCACCGGCTTCGTCGATGCCAAGAACGCCGGCGCACGGATCCAGGACCTCGTGGACGGTGCCCTGGCCGGCCTGCTCGACCCCGGTGACTTCGGGGTGGCCGCCGACCCCGACCGGGCCCTGCAGATGCTCACGGACCTGACCAGCGACAATCCGGACGGTGTCCGCCACGTGCTCGGCGACCCGGGGCACAAGGCGAGGTTGCTGTCCCTGCTCGGGCTGTCGGAGAGCCTGGGGGATTTCCTGCGGCGCTACCCCGAGTACGTGGTGGCGGTGACCGATGACTCGACGCAGGGCGCCCGTGGCCGAATCCTCGCCGCGCTGGCTGCGGAGAACCCCATGC
This region includes:
- a CDS encoding NAD+ synthase, with protein sequence MARIRIALAQVNPTVGDLLGNRALVVESTAQAAAAGADLVAFPEMMLTGYPVEDLALRRSFQRACDRSVQTLANDLEAAGLGDVAVVVGHLAPPPADATDHRGYNAAAVLHGGLVVADYAKHHLPNYGVFDEQRYFRPGQQPLRLRIGGADVAVAVCEDIWVSAGPLTQLADDPPGMLLVLNGSPYERNKDDVRLGLCARRARDLGCTVAYVNMWGGQDELVFDGDSLVVGPQGELIARAPQFVDHILVTDLDLPDGEAPPDVSLPSRAHDDTAGPSVAEPLSDAREVYLALVTGLGDYVRKNGFRSVVLGMSGGIDSALVAAIACDAVGAQNVYGVRMPSEYSSEHSLADAAQSASLTGMNLRTVPISDMVAAYQQSLHLDGLAAENLQARVRGAILMAISNSEGQLVLATGNKSELAVGYSTIYGDAVGGFAPIKDVPKTLVWQMARWRNESAVREGRPGPIPERSIEKPPSAELRPGQLDSDSLPDYHELDALLEAYVGSDMGATELVAAGFDPALVSRVVHLTDAAEWKRRQYPPGPKINSRAFGRDRRLPITNRWREPLD